ttccagaaatggaaaataaattaatataaaagcATTTCACTAGGAAATTCCACATCCTACAAACCTTCTCTAAAAAGCAAGGGTGAAAAAATGAAGTCAGTTTAATTGCACATGCAGCCATTGACCCTGTTCAGCTCCCAcaccctgctctgggagcagctcagggtcCCACACAGAAGAAAGTGAAACACTTCAGCAGCTGCTAAGGTGAGTAACTGACAGCAGGAGGCTCAAACAGGCACACCTCAGCCCAGGAGttccccagctgcagagctgacccccccagccccatttccgAGCACGCAGCCACCACTCTGTGgtgacagctctgtgctgagggACAGGACTCAATGTCACAGCCTGTGccactggcactgccaccgGGACTCACCACCCCACACATGACTCAGGCAGGCCAAAGGAGGAGCACTAAGCTGTCCCTGAGCTGGTGTCACAGCCAACTTCCCTTTGCTCTTGCACTCAAACAGAAGAGCCCCAGGACAAGCCCTCCCCACTGTGCATCCAGAATCCATTCCATTGTGCATTCATCAGGGAAGCAAAATTAAGAGTAAACTCCATTTTAACCATGCAGCCTGGCCCGAGTTTTCAAAACACATCAGATGGCAACTTAGAGTGGCTATCTTCTTCTCACAGTCTCCCTCTGACACAATAAAACTACAAATAACTTAAAATTTGGCATCTCACATTTGGTACTCCAGCTCCCAGCAATGCCCTGGCCCTTAACTGTGACCTGAATGTGCCTTTCTTGAGAATGTGGCCAATCCCAGAGCAACAGCTCAGGTTATTTCAGCTGCCTCTGACCTTACAAAATAATGAcctgagcagaaaaaaacctgaagatcAGTAAAATCACACACAAACACGTGCCAGTGCCACACCCTCCTGCCATCCAGTGTGACCAAGTGCTTTCTGTTAGGTTCCTAGGGCAGGTGGTGTcagagggaagagggatggTCCcgacagctctgctggggatgACAACCAGAGCAGATTTATGCTCCATTAcacaaaacccctcaaaaaCGAGCAAAACTACTGCCCCTCTCctgaaaaaacaacaaaactgctgcctctctcctgaaataaacagcaaaactgCTGGCCCTCTCCTGGAAAACAGCCCATTTTCAAAGCCTTTAAGGTGCACAAAGCCTAGAATCACGTTTAGCTACTCACCTCCTTACGCTTGGTTTCTGGGCACTCAGACTGCAAAGTGAGCGTTGCTCCTTCGATGTTTCTTGGCATGGGAGTTGAGCCAGGATTTATTGTTAGGTGAATCTGATCTGGAGAAATAATATGTTGCACATAACCTTGTGACATCCCTTCATGATCTGCTAGTAAATGAAATCCTTCTTCGTGACCCTCGGGTAAAAAAGGCAAGTGGTCACCACACTGtccttcatcctcctcatcctccagcACGCTGTGGTCCTGCTCTATGAGCACAGTTGTCCTGTCATACACCGTCCCGGACGAGGAGGACACCAGCCCGTTTTTGTCAGGGAACCTCATCATATTTTCATCTTGGGCTAAGTCGTCTTCCTCCGCTTCATAGCAGATGGCGTTGCCCTCGGGACTGTTCTCGCCCATGGCTCCGCGCCTCTCACCGCGCTACCGGGAGCTCCGGCCGGAACGGCTCATCTGCAACACAACGAGCGGCGGAGGGGAGGTCAGGAGGCtcggccggcccggcccggcccgggccccgTTCCGCTcgcaggcacagccccagggcggCCGGTgacggcggggccgggccgggccgggccgagcgcCGCGGTTCCGCCCCGAGCGCGGCGCTACCTCCACCAACAGCCGCTAGCGGTGCCTGCGCGAACCGCACTGCTCCGGGCTCGGCTGGGCTCGGCTcatcctccctcccttctcccgTCCCACTCCCTCCGCCCGCTCACCGGGTGCCGGCGGCTCCTTCCCCACCCCAGCGGCACCATGATCGTCGCGACCCCACTTCCGCTTCCGGCCGTACGCGGCACGCCGGgagcgccgcgcccgccgcgggGGCTGACGGGAGGAGGAGGGCGGGCGGAGCacggcgccccctggcggccgcGCGCGCCTCACGGCCCTCAGCGACACCGGGCGCAGGCCGCGAAAagatctttttatttaaatagcagCGGCTTAAAAACTCCCGTCGTTGTAAcaagttaaataaaatacattgtaAATATCAGCTCTCGTTGTTTTTTGACTCGTCTACATACAGCTTATTGGGAAACTTGATGTACTTTGCAGCATAATCAGCTGTCAACCTGCCTGATCTCCGCCTTCGAAAGCAACAGATTGTATAAAACACCGTGATATCAAAAAAAGTGCCGGTAtaatgtacaaaaaaaaaaaaaaaattttacagCAATTCAACATCTACAAGTCAGATTAACCGCATCTGATATTCATGGTAAATCATCTCTCAGGAGGAACTGGCGGATAAACTGCTGTGCTTTCCTCTTCGCGGCGATGTCAGGCATGGCGTGGCCAGGAGGAGGTCGCAGCAGCAAGCCACCGAACACgctggctgcagggaaagcCACACGGGCACAGTGAGAGCAGCACACCGAGGGACCCCTGTGGGAAaccaggacatccctctggctgccctggctgtctcgaaaccctggcagggggtacggagaccttggcacaaagtcaaaaacacctgtggcttccattttagcccgtggaaaaaactgccaactctgtatgaggaattacaagccacaagggtttggtagtgtggtagttgaattaacacagggtgaaaaagtagaattttggggcttttagACGAGGATTCAGGGGgtcaagatggagggatttgggcgtgtcctgaccttctccttgccctccatgtcttggtgtaatgatgacacttttctattggtttaaggtagagacacactgtccaacataaatgatagatattggcacgttattgtaaacataGCATACGTAGTTTTTGGTATAAATTGTAACCACTGCCCTGAGgagcagacagaatgccatggccgacCTGCTGGACAGAactcagcaggtcagagaaagaatgttatagataaggaaaaataaacaaccttgagaagccgaccctgcgcattcagactccttctttggctgtgcGGGCTGGGAGACGAGGACTTCTACAATCTTGGTGTCATCCTGACACCCAGACCTGGAGAGACCCCAGGGTGAAGAGCCTGGCTTTGGAGTGAGGCAGGTAAAGCTGATAATCCGCACCTCTCTGGGCTGCTTTCCCAGACTCCTGCTTTTCTATGGgctatttttttataataaaaggTTCAAAGCACTACAAGCCACCACTGTGCTCGGGTATGAAGGTGTTTTGTTGCCCTAACAGTGCCTCCCCTCTGAACAGAGCATTATTTTGCTGGCCTTACCAAGAATATTCACATCCAAATGGTTTTTCCCTGAGTTCTTCAGTAGCTCTCGTAGAAATGCCATCAGatattcaaacacatttttatggCACACTGGTAGGTCAGAGATAATCTGAGATGGGAAAAACACCAACATTCATACTGCAGACACAGCAATGCCTTCCAGCTGCACctgcccccaaaaccccccagtcTGCGGGTGCCAACAGCTCTTTACACCCTAAAAGCACCAGCTCCAGATCATTTCTATTAAGAGAGGATTACTGAGAGCAAAACCGGGTGACGGGTGTAGCAGAGGCCAGTTTGCCTGCCCTCCCTCTGAACTGGTGTAGCAGAGGCCAGTTTGCCTGCCCTCCCCGTGGAACTGGAGCTGGTCCCTGGGGCAGCCGGCAGTACCTGGCAGCTCAGCCCGTAGTTGCTGGCGCTCTCCAGACAGGAGCTGTAGAACCTGCAGCAGATGACAGGCTCAGGAAGGCTctccagaaacagcagcagggccTCTGCCACTGAGTGGTTGCTGCCCACTGATCCAGTGGTTAAGGAAGAGCACAGCACAACCTAGGCTGGTCCTATTTCTGCTGAAACATGAATGAACTTGGGGTTGGGTGTCCCAGAACTCTGCCTACAGCTCACAGCTTTGGGTTAATCCCCTGGCCTCCAGACGAGCAGTTGCTATTAGCAGCTGGGCACTTGTGTCATTCATTGCTCTCGCCAGAACTCAGCAGGGATGACACAGAGCCACGAGGAAATGCAGAGCTCAGGTACCCTGGGAGGAGAGACAGCAGCTTAAAAACCCCTCTCAGTTCTGGCACTCTGGCATAGTGAGCCTTCTTGGGCACCAGTCTAAAAGGATACAGAAAGTATCGTACATCCCCTTGTCCAAACAGTCTCGGATTTGCTCAAATTCAGATCTGAGGCCTGGCTGCTGAAACAGGTCCTCCTGCAAAGACAACCCTTTATCAGTCCAAGGAAAATAGAATAATTGTGGGTAAACAGAGCAATATCCTTAATAATCTGCCTGGAAAGTCTCTCCCAATTGGTGGTTATCACCCAAGTCTGCTTGATACCTGGACACTGCTGATATCTGGACACACAGACACGGTCACTAGCACCAAACAGTACAGCCTGGGGCATCAGGACCACTTATCTCCACAGCCTTTGGCCAAACATGCCCAGCTTGTGGTGATTGCTGTTACCACTATCTTCTTCCAAACTTAACCCAATGCAAACATCTCATTTTGTGTTTCCAGTGCCAACCTGCTGGGAAGCGTTGCGATTCAAGTGATCCACCATCATCCACAGCTCTTTTGGGATGTCCAAAGGCTTTTCATCTTGGGCAGGATCATCACTCATGTCTACTGGCATCAATGTCTGAGGGAGGGCAGCGTGGGCAGGAGGGAGACAAACAAAAGGTAGCTAGCCAAGTTCTTATTCAACTCGGTAAAAATACTTCACAAAGCTTACACCTGAGAATTGAGACTTCTTAATAAAAACAGGCAGGCCTTAGCATCTAGTTTTAATGCTCTTGTGTGTTTGGAAGGGAATCTTGTCTTGAACTCACAAGTCTCCGAATGGATTCTGCTGACATGTCCTGGATTGGTTCCCTCATGTAACACAGTGTATGGATGGGAGACCCAAAGCAACTTGGCAAATAGTTGCCTGTTACGGATAGAAAATAATCCTTCCCTCTGATAAGATGCAAGACTAAGATATCTTCAAGTTTTTCCTCTCCACAGTTTAAGCGAGTAGCTGTTGATTTATTAACAAACACCTCCAGCTCAACTGTGATCTCAGCATCTGCCAGAAGATGATAAAAAACCCAGACTCAGTTACAACCAGTATTAAACCAAGAGCCTGCAAACAGGCACAGCACTCTCAGAAGTGCAGAGGAAACTAAGCCAGAAGGGGACAATATCAGCTCATTAACATGAGACAAAAGGAGGAGCTCACCTGAGAGCAAGAAGCCCTTACTGGGATTAGCAGTCAGCCACTCCTTGCAGTAGGTGTTCTCATCTGGTTTGCTGATAAATTCAAACTGGCAGGGCACTTGGCCATTGCGGATTGTAAACCGCTCTACCTGCAGCTGCATGTATTTAACATCCTCAAAATGGATCTAGGAACAAATGTCAGTCAACACCATCAGCCCATTCCACCTTGCTGAGCAGTAATTCCTACCCTGTGGTTTAATTATTAAGCAGCAAGACAACTAGATTAACCCCTTGCTGCCACCCCCATCTCCTCCAGGACTGCACAGGATCACACGCGCATACTCTGAAAGCCAAAGTCCTTTCTGTCAGGGGCCCTTTAAAACAAATGCTGCCCTCAAATAACTACAATAAAATTGAGAATGAGATAGCTGTGGCCTCAAATGTCTCCTGGGCTTATCTTTATAGTCCCAACACACAAAGCAAATGCTGGTTCGTGACGTTCTCCAGACCCTtacaattttacattttatgttTGAAAGCACAAGTCAGAGCAAGGGTCACAAACcacttttttactttctctcttCCCACCTCATGGAGTTACACACTTCGTGTTTCAGCCTTGGACTGTGAATGGAATTCACGAGCATCTAAATAGGAGCAAAGATTTCCTAGGGCTTGTAAACACAGAGCAACTGGAAGTCAAAATATTCTACTTTTTGTAACCAGACCCAAGGTCTAGGATCCATCTTCTACTGCTGGAGTCTAGGGTTGCTCAGTTCCTTCAGGGAGTGCTGGCACATGACCATGCCCTACCTCTCTGCGGGACAGTGTCACCGAGGGAATGTTGGCATTCTCCAGCTTATCCAGGGAGCGCACTATTTCCTCAAAGGCTTTTCGGTAGAGCTCTTCATTCACAACCTTCACCTGAAAAGGACACACACTGGACCAGCTAGCACTGACTGTGCCCCTGCAGGACAGCTGGAACACAGCTGCAAACATGTAATTTGATTTTAGCAGCACACTAGGGTATACAACACAGGGAATGGGCAGAGCTGTTTGGAGCGCTAATCTCCAAGATCTTCTCATGATCCAACAGTATAACCTTGCCATAACTAACAAGAGTCACTCAGCCAGTACTAaatcaacctttttttttccctcagaaaaaataagaagttTGACAAGACACTACTGTGTTCCCAAAGAACACTGACAGATATTCAGGCCTTGTCCAGCTTAACTGCAGTATCATTTACACAGCCCTTGCTTAGTGTGGTCAACAATCCCATCTCCACATCTGATCCAGCCCACCTTTCAAGCCATTGTTCTCTGCGGATGCCAtaaaagcaggagagagaaatcAGCACCCAGGGAAATGAGGTCAGCAGAGTTACTTCATCCAGCACTGACATACTTACCCCAACATCAAACACAGAGCTCACTGGCTTGTGGTCACTGAGCTTCAGAGCCATGTGGCTGCGATAGCTCAGCTGGGCAATGTTCTGCCCTTTCCAGAGTATCCGATCGCACCACGCTGGAACACGACACTTCTCACTAAAACAGAGGGCAAAAATCACCATTTCCAGGCACGGTGCAGATGCAGTAACAACACAGGGCAGCACACTGCTCACCCAGAGATTAGGCTTTCTTGCCATGGCCTGGAGCTCATTCTCTATCAAAGTGGTATTTTTAACAGTTTCTTCACATAGATATAAAAAGTTTGAGTGTCTACTATAAGGTATCTCTAGCTCATGCtttacttctttcttcttcaaaggTGCAAGATACAATTAACATACAAAGCAATACTCAGGTATTTTTGACCATGAgagacataaaaaataaaaactcaggcTCTACATTTAAAGTTTGCATTTATTGTTTTCAATGACAGCTGCACAGATTTAATTTCTGCACTTGCAGCTGAAGTTCCTGGTTTGCTGAGACtagaggagctgctctgtctATAGAGCATTACAAGAAGGATGGTTCTCACAGGCTTTTGAAGAACAGCACAGTTGACTCCACATCAACCCTGGCtggtctcacctgagcaggtaCAGGAGAGATCAGCAAAACTGAGATCCTAATAGTTttgcttggggaaaaaacaacaaactagACAAAAAGAATTAAACTAGCTAAAAAGAttcattaactttttaaatgaatCACCTCTAAGAGGAAGCCTAATAGGAttattactggaaaaaaatattaggagTATCTGACAAATAGCTGTGGGAGAAAAACAATGTAAATAGATGTAAACAGGAGATGAATTTTGGAGCAAAGAGAGAGAACCAGAAATAATCTCAGAACTGTTCCAATTTACAGCCATTAGACCTGCCATATTTTTTAGCCTTGTTTTTACTTCCTTCAGTGATAACATCAGCCATTTGTAGCATCACATCTGAGACAATCACTCTACCTTGTGTCCCAGTCATCACAGCCAGCATCATACTTGTATGTTGGCTGGAAAGAGATCTCTCCTTCTGTGAAGCCTTCAAAGGCTGCATTTGCCTTCATTTGCCTCTTCAGctacaaaagaagaaaagatgaaaagctTAATTTTAGATAATCTCAAGCACAAAAGGAAGACACTGAGTACAGAAAAGACCAAGGAATTGTGTGGTTTGTACTGAGCACCATGTGCAGATAGGTGAGACATCAATACCTGGTCATACTGGCAAAGCTCTAGAAATGCTTTCTCCTCTACAAGCTGCTTCACTTTTGCCACATCCAGTTCCTCCAGACGATAGTTGAGGTCCCCCAGCCACAGGATCACACTGAAAGAGAACATACACCACAATGTGCAGAGGCCTGAAGCTGCCCCAGAGTGCAGCTGGCCATGGACAGCAGCTCCACTCTGCAGCTCCGGGGCTCTCCCCATCACAACccctctgctgagctgctctcatCAGGAATAACAACAGTGGAAACTTAAAAAACCTTTCCTATTTTTGTCATTATTAATCACTATTCTGCATGTTTGTCACTATCCCTTAATGACTGGTGCTGTTACTGTTCCACGGTGACTGAATTCCACAGCTGGGGAAGTCAGTGCTTATTtctgccccatccccactccAGGCTTGAGAATAAAACAAGGCTTGGGAGAGCATAAGGTGACAAGGGACCTGTCAGAACTGTGTGGGTGAGCCCTGTCCAAACCAAGTAAAGCTTTTCTGGCCCCTCCAGCTGATGTTTATGCCACTGGCCCCCCTCCTCACCCCCCAGCACATTCACAGAGTGCTCCCTTGCACATGCCATGATTCCCACAGCCAGATGAGAAGCATACTCATGTTTGCCAATAGTGAGAGGGGGCAAATTTGGATCCAACTGGCAGAACTGCATCCGAGAGCAGATGTCTTTGAAGTCCTGGTTCCTCCGCTCGTATTCCTCCGTGTGAGCTGCGAGGTGAGAATTCACAATGCACACACTGGTGTTGTGGAATTTAAACCTGATGGCAACACCACCTTTGTTACCCtgaaagagaaagacaaagacaTTGGTCAGAAGCTTTTACACTGCAGACAAGTTACTAGCAGTGGACAAGCCAGAAGACTTTGAGACAGAGTGTTTAATTTCCAGAGGAAGGAATAGGCTGAAAATCCTAATTAGTGATTACTGTTTTGAACATTGGTGCACACCTGGCAGCTCCCTCTCGCAGTGCCCTGAGCTGGCATGGGGATAGGACTATGTGCTTCCAGAGGCAGCCGTTAGCTGGAGGAATAATCCAAGGAGGGGGGCTCTTCTAAATCTCACCCCTTCTCATGCACATTTGCCATTCTTACCATCCTCCCCATGATTCCAGTTCCCACAGTCTCAACTTCCACCTCAGAGATGTTCAGAGCGAGTTCTGCCTTCACATACAACAGGAGCATGATCCCCACCAGCCGCACAAGTTTCACCTGAAAAACAGACCCTGGTCCATTCAATGCTGTAATGGAAGAGGTTTGCTGAGAGAAGGCACATCCATCCATAACATGGGTCACCAAAGAGGAAGTTTCAGGATCATCCAGTGCACCAGCAGGGCTCACAGTGCACaggcccccagcagcacagcccaggaaggagctgggagcaaCATCAGTGAAGGAAGTTGAAGCCCAAAGCCAGAGCTACAGCACAGACATAGGCTCATGAAAGGAAATTCCCTTCAACAACAGAGACAAGAGATGAAGTAGACCTATGGAGCAGGAGCTCAAACAAAAGCAGTATTCCTACTAAAACACCTTCACAATTCATTGCACCGTACATTGTAGGCAGACATAAAAGAAGGTACAGAACTTTCTATTCTCCTTCGCCAGGACAGCAGGAGCTCCCTGTAAGTGGGGAAGCCTGGCTCTGTTTCCCATCCTGCCCCTGCCTCAGCACTCTGCACAGAAACAGCACCTATAGAACCTGCACAGCCTCTGAAGGCACAGCCATTGAGAAcaagagaaagcaaagggaaaagagagcCAAGTGGAAAATGATTCCACACTCAAACCTCCCCAAAAGCCACATTTACCTTTGCATATTTGGCATCTGGGTGAAGACTATCAGTTACAGCTTTAAACCATTCTTCTTCCTTCGGTGTGTCATTGAAAAAGAAGGCTTCTTTAGTCAGATCAAGCTCCTGGAAACTGTGTTAGAGGAAGGAACCCATGGATGCATGCACTTGTTTATAGCTCTCCACCCCCTTTTCTGGGAAAGAACTAAATCAGCTTATACTCACTAAATATATAACTGAAAACTCAAATTCAGTTTTGCTAATCGTAGATGTATGTCAAATGTAAAGCTAAATTACTGTCATTATTACATCAGATGGCATTAAGAATCTTGTAACACTGAGAGGCCAAACCCTACCAGACCAACAACCCTTACACACCCACCCTGGAGCTGTGCATGCACTACACCAGTGCCAACATTCCTGTGGTGTCCTGGCTGAACTCCTGTGGGTGACAGAgcctcctgcacagcccaggtTTATGAGGATGGGCCAGGGACAGACACTCACCCCACGCAGTAAATGTCTGGAGGCTCAGCATCACACCTCAGCCAAGGCTGGAGGCTCTCCGTGGGCGACTGACCATTCACGTTGTATGTCCCCACAAAGACCCTGCAAAGACAGTGACAGAACCCCAGAGCTGCAAACTGCAGAGCCCAGGAAACAGCACTGCTATTAGCCAGGTAAATAATGCTCTATAttgccggagccttcccccagattggggtgactccgggtggtggtaaagtccctcctccaacccgtgccttcaaagactcagtagtcttcagtcgtctggtctcaaggcagtttattgcatgttatctcaaggcacacagactccctgacattgtccctgatttcttctccctctgcgtctctctctgcgtctctcttcgtcttcttctctgtctccgtctctgtccctgtctctgtctcccgaggggctggtgccatcttttatatcacacattacgtattaggtgtttatagtttttccccaatgcctattacctatgttgaacagtgactttctactctaaaccaatctgtgagcgctaacaccaccaagaacatggggaataggaagaagaaggaaggaggacagggcacgcccaaatccctccatcttagaacctctgacccccatgtacaaaactcagacccctctgtacaaggcctaaaacccccctgtacagcactcaaaaatcctacctttcactttgtgactacttctattataatatctaaacttttgtgatttcttgttcttcctgcaaggttggtaaattgttccatgggtcagactcaagaccacaggggttcctggccgcctgccagggtctcagaggcttctgccctgggcccggaacatccaagagtgtctgagggacaccttgggttccgacactATATAACTAACGTGTTGCCAGGGAAAATTAAGAAAGGAGACAAAGTTTAAACCCCTAGAATTATTTAACTACAGCTGCACCTTTACAGatgcatttttacattttttacattGTTACACACAGATACAAagtgttaaagaaaaaacaaaaataaggcTGTAGCTGTGCAGTAGCAGCTTGAAATGATAAATTCACAGAATGAGATGCATAAAACAATTTCAAACACTGCAAAGTTTTGGTCCTAATTATATATTTCACTCAAACGATTTCTTATGAGCTTATTGGAGCAACTACATGGATAAGCAGTGGGCAGAAATGGAGAGGGAGAAGGCTGGAGTGCACAGAGTTGATGCATTTCCAGACACTGtctaaaataaacacagaaaaaaagtgatttcaaaAAGGGCATTTCCTCCACAAGAACCATGAGGCAACTCTTGACAGAGACACGAATGAAATTCTGCTTTGCTCATGTCTAAACATGGAAAGAGAACTGTTCTGGAAAGTATGGATCATGCTTTTCTacagaattttctgtttgtggGGACACAGGATGAAATAACACATGAGTTATTCTGACAGTCTATGCTAAGTTACAGCCCACAAAAGTAAGTTCTTCTCAGGAATGATCATCACCTGTAGTTCTGGATGTGTGTGTAGGAGTCCTCCATTTGTACAAGCTGAGATTTAACAATAGTATCTCTGAGTCCAAACTTTGGTTCTGATAAGATTGAGGCCTTGTTGGAAGCCATGACACGGGAGGCCCGAACCTGTTCAGTTCTCACTTCAGGCTTGAGTTTGTTTTGCctgcaaatgaaagcaaaaccacagaTGAATCCCAGGTTATCCCCATAGCCTAACTAGCACCACCTATTTCTGCCACCAAGGCcttaattcacatttttctgtctgttcaCTAAATACAGATAACATTTGGGATAAGCCAAGAAGACTGAAAAGAGCATTTCTCAGCAGGGTTGAGATCTCCAGACAAAACCAGTTTAACTAACTAAAATAACAAATGGTTTTCACCATCCTGGTGCAGCCTGTTGTTGCAGAGCAGGCCTTACTCACACCTGGAAAATGATACAAAACCTGTACATCTTCCCTGCTTACTGGAGCAAGGAGAGGGAAATCTCATCTCCCTCCGCCTCAGCCAGAGAATGAAGCAATGTGTTTGTTTATAAAACCTTTTGATGGAAATATTCCAATTCTGCCCAGAGTGGGTGGAGGTAGAGGTGGTTTTACTTTGTGTCTCCTGGCTCTGCAAACTCCTTTTGCAAAGGAATAATGCCACAGCTTGGGAATTCCCACCAGCAACTGGATGGTATAAATTTAAGGCCAGCAACCTGCATACCAGTGCCAAGGACAGCGCACAGACAGACTCTGAAGGATTTGCATCAGGGTCCACAAAGTCCTGGGAACTGGAAAATGAAACTGTAACATTTTAAGAGTGTATCTATGAGACACAGTGGCTTTAAGCCAAAGCTCTCtgaattcaaaataaacaatgctAGCAGGTCCTGTCCCACTAAACAGCCAAAATATGCCCAAAAAGGGAGGATTGTAGGGAGAGGGATGGAATGAAATTTCCACTAATGTTTTGACAGCATGCTTATGCTgaacttttttctctcttaactAGAACCTGCAAATTCTCATCTCAAAAAGTTGCCAGCTTCTACTCTAGACTCTAGAGCCCCCACCTCTGTGCACTGACCTGGGAGTGCTTCTATCAGTGCTGTCATGGCTGGAGCTCTGACTGACTGCAgcttttttcccattctgtttGACACCTTCAGAGCCAACTgcttctgggaagaaaaaaaaaaaacaaccatcaAAAAGTTTCACTTTAAACACAAAGTGTTCTTCCATTTATCAACATGCTTATGTAAACACCGGCAAAAATCTGTgggcagaaaataatttagatttgTGTGGCAAAACAAAGTACCCCACAGTCTCTCTTTCAGCTATCTGAGAGATTTAGCTTACTCTGACCCAAGTGTTGTGTGATGATGCAGCTTCccctgcagaggaagaaatgacaggagccacagagagcagcactgtCCTCTGTGGGAGCACTTGCTGCTGGCTCTCCTTTACAGCTAAGCTGAAGCAGTACTTAGCAGCACAAAATCCAGGGCTTTACCCCAGGAATCTGAAAAATTTATGTTAATAgtagatttttcctttctgaagcaAGACAGGAAATACaaagaaaggggggggggggggaaggggaaacaaacaaacctcaCAGTACCATTTAAAGGCTTTCTACCTATCTGCAAATACCCAGCAAGGCACAGGTGTCAAGACACCTTGAGGGCCACAAAGAGCCACACCAGGGACCCACTGAACCTCAGAAGAAACATCTGCCTCAGTGCAAATTGCACATTCCTAAAACAGT
The sequence above is a segment of the Vidua chalybeata isolate OUT-0048 chromosome 25, bVidCha1 merged haplotype, whole genome shotgun sequence genome. Coding sequences within it:
- the INPP5B gene encoding type II inositol 1,4,5-trisphosphate 5-phosphatase isoform X1, yielding MDQSVAIQESLAAGATCRIAVQGLLPSGDSVESRLLGLVECRGQHAIYVYTHRRMAITAEDVWLERVIPITDGFAVEEVVLDSDLHVIGSDVTVQISSADDRLTVQLPFGSHTRTFLQEVSRCSAEAVGSEGVKQNGKKAAVSQSSSHDSTDRSTPRQNKLKPEVRTEQVRASRVMASNKASILSEPKFGLRDTIVKSQLVQMEDSYTHIQNYRVFVGTYNVNGQSPTESLQPWLRCDAEPPDIYCVGFQELDLTKEAFFFNDTPKEEEWFKAVTDSLHPDAKYAKVKLVRLVGIMLLLYVKAELALNISEVEVETVGTGIMGRMGNKGGVAIRFKFHNTSVCIVNSHLAAHTEEYERRNQDFKDICSRMQFCQLDPNLPPLTIGKHDVILWLGDLNYRLEELDVAKVKQLVEEKAFLELCQYDQLKRQMKANAAFEGFTEGEISFQPTYKYDAGCDDWDTSEKCRVPAWCDRILWKGQNIAQLSYRSHMALKLSDHKPVSSVFDVGVKVVNEELYRKAFEEIVRSLDKLENANIPSVTLSRREIHFEDVKYMQLQVERFTIRNGQVPCQFEFISKPDENTYCKEWLTANPSKGFLLSDAEITVELEVFVNKSTATRLNCGEEKLEDILVLHLIRGKDYFLSVTGNYLPSCFGSPIHTLCYMREPIQDMSAESIRRLTLMPVDMSDDPAQDEKPLDIPKELWMMVDHLNRNASQQEDLFQQPGLRSEFEQIRDCLDKGMYDTFLGSNHSVAEALLLFLESLPEPVICCRFYSSCLESASNYGLSCQIISDLPVCHKNVFEYLMAFLRELLKNSGKNHLDVNILASVFGGLLLRPPPGHAMPDIAAKRKAQQFIRQFLLRDDLP
- the INPP5B gene encoding type II inositol 1,4,5-trisphosphate 5-phosphatase isoform X3; this translates as MKGFGAHILLSCFLKFAIYSAFTFFNSLLSLVKLVHHVAFLAGPCEDRSTCVPPGPSHSPCPAVVLDSDLHVIGSDVTVQISSADDRLTVQLPFGSHTRTFLQEVSRCSAEAVGSEGVKQNGKKAAVSQSSSHDSTDRSTPRQNKLKPEVRTEQVRASRVMASNKASILSEPKFGLRDTIVKSQLVQMEDSYTHIQNYRVFVGTYNVNGQSPTESLQPWLRCDAEPPDIYCVGFQELDLTKEAFFFNDTPKEEEWFKAVTDSLHPDAKYAKVKLVRLVGIMLLLYVKAELALNISEVEVETVGTGIMGRMGNKGGVAIRFKFHNTSVCIVNSHLAAHTEEYERRNQDFKDICSRMQFCQLDPNLPPLTIGKHDVILWLGDLNYRLEELDVAKVKQLVEEKAFLELCQYDQLKRQMKANAAFEGFTEGEISFQPTYKYDAGCDDWDTSEKCRVPAWCDRILWKGQNIAQLSYRSHMALKLSDHKPVSSVFDVGVKVVNEELYRKAFEEIVRSLDKLENANIPSVTLSRREIHFEDVKYMQLQVERFTIRNGQVPCQFEFISKPDENTYCKEWLTANPSKGFLLSDAEITVELEVFVNKSTATRLNCGEEKLEDILVLHLIRGKDYFLSVTGNYLPSCFGSPIHTLCYMREPIQDMSAESIRRLTLMPVDMSDDPAQDEKPLDIPKELWMMVDHLNRNASQQEDLFQQPGLRSEFEQIRDCLDKGMYDTFLGSNHSVAEALLLFLESLPEPVICCRFYSSCLESASNYGLSCQIISDLPVCHKNVFEYLMAFLRELLKNSGKNHLDVNILASVFGGLLLRPPPGHAMPDIAAKRKAQQFIRQFLLRDDLP